The Gracilimonas sediminicola sequence TATACAAACCGGCAAGGCCACACATTTTACCGAGGAACAAGGTCTTTCCAATAATTCGCTATATGGCTTGTTGGTGGATAATAACAACACCCTTTGGATGAGCTCCAATAAAGGCATCTCCAATTTTGACCCCGCCACTGAGACGTTTAGAAATTACGGGCTCGATGACGGGCTTATGGCACTGGAATACTCCCAAAACGGATATTTTAAGGGAAATAATGGGGTTATGTATTTTGGCAGTGGCGAAGGTGTTACGGCTTTTGTTCCGGAACAGCTTCATGTAAATGAAATCCCACCTCAGGTAGTACTTTCCGATTTTAAAGTATTCAACAAACCCGTAGTGCCCGGACCTGATTCTCCGCTCAAGGATGCACTCAGTAATACTCAAAAAATTACTCTTCCCTATCACCAAAATGAAGTAACCTTTGACTATGTAGCCCTGCATTATGCCAACCCCAAAATGAATACCTACTCTTATCAACTGGAGGGATTTGACCCGGACTGGATTGATGCCGGCAACAAACGTTCAGCAACCTACACCAATCTCCCCGAAGGGGAATTCACTTTTAAAGTGAAAGCAGCGAATGCGGATGGAGTCTGGAATCATGAAGGAGCCTCAATTGGATTAACCATTTTACCTCCGTGGTACAGAACCTGGTGGGCCTACTCTTTAGGACTTGGAATGCTGGGCTTCATGGTTTTTGGGGTTGACCGTTTTCAGCGCAGCCGTATTTCTAAAAAGGAACAAGAACGACAGGCACTTCGTGAAGCTGAGCTCCGGGCCGAGGCTGAAAACAAGCGCCGGTCCGATACCGAGCAGCTGAGCCAGATCGGACGGGCCATTACATCCACTCTTTCGGTAAACAAAATCATTGATACCGTTTACGAGAATGTGAACGCCCTGATGGATGCTTCCATTTTTGGGGTCGGAATTTATAATGAAGAAAGAAACCGACTCGAGTTCCCGGCTACCAAGGAAAAGGGAAAGATGTTATCTCCTTTTGTAAACAACCTGGACGAAGAAGACCGCCTGGCGGTTTTCTGCTTCAAGAACAAAGAGGAAATTATTGTCGGGGATTACGCCAACGAGCATACCAAGTATGTTAAAACCTATCAGGCGCCTATTGAAGGGGAAGAGTCGAAGTCTATACTCTACCTGCCGCTGGTTCAGCAAGACCGGGTGATCGGCGTTATCACCACTCAAAGCTTCAAGAAAGATGCATACACCGCTTATCATGTGAACCTGTTGAGAAACCTGGCCACTTATGCTGCCATTGCCCTCGACAATGCTTCAGCCTATCGAAAACTGAATGCAACCTTGAGTGAGTTAAAAGACATGCAGCAACAGCTCATCCAGCAGGAAAAACTGGCTTCACTTGGACAGCTTACCGCCGGTATTGCCCATGAGATTAAGAATCCGCTGAATTTCGTGAATAACTTTTCTGACTTGAATGTGGAACTGCTGGAGGAAGCTCGTGAGCTGGCCGGTGATAATACCGACTTAAAGGATCTTTTAGCCGATATTGAAGCAAACCTCAATAAAATTCATGAGCACGGACAAAGGGCCGATTCTATCGTGAAATCGATGTTACAGCACTCGCGTGGAGGCAGCGGCAGAAAAGAACCGACTCAGATAAATACGGTAGTCAGAGAGTATGTGAACCTGACTTTCCACGGTATGAGAGCCGGCAAAGAGCCCATCAATTCTGACATCATATTTGACCTGGATGAAAGTATAGATCCAATTCCATTGATAGCCGAAGACTTCAGTCGCGTAATCGTAAACCTGTGCAACAATGCTTTTGATGCGATGCGGGAAAAGCTGAAGTCCAAAGACCAAGCACCAAATTCTAAAGAATACAAAGCCAAGCTTACGGTGAGGACTTCATCAGAAAGTGGAAACGTTTTACTTCAAATTGAAGATAACGGGCCGGGAATACCGGACGACATGAGAGACAAAATTATGCAGCCTTTCTTCACTACAAAGAAAGGAACGGAAGGTACCGGACTCGGACTCAGCATTACCAATGATATCATCAAAGCACACGGTGGCACCATTCAGGTAGATTCTGAAAAAGGAAAGGGCACAATATTTACGATCACCTTAAACAAATAGAATAATGAGCGAACCCATGAAATTTTTAGTGGTGGATGATGAAAAAGACGTTGAAATGCTGTTTCGTCAAAAATTCAGAAAAGAAATACGGAGCAATGCCCTGGAACTGGAATTTGCCTTTTCCGGCGATGAAGCCATCGAGATTTTGAGAAGTAATCACCCCCCCGAGGTTGTGTATATATTCTCTGATATCAACATGCCGGGGATGTCGGGACTGGAGCTTCTGGAAAAGGTGAAAACTGATTTCCCGCAAATAAAGGTAAGCATGATATCTGCCTATGGCGACCAGCATAATTACGACAAAGCCATGGAATCGGGCGCAAAAGCATTTTTTACCAAGCCCATCGATTTTGAAGAACTCAGAGAAGAAATCAACCAATTGATTCACCAATAGACAACTAATTTAACCGAGGGTTATGGAAAAGCATAGAATATTAGTGGTTGATGATGAACCGGATCTGCAGATGTTGATCTTGCAACGGTTCCGCAAACAAATAAAAGAGGACGAATACGAATTTTTCTTTGCCGAAAACGGAGAAGAAGCCCTCGATATGCTAAGCGAATCGCATAACATTTCCCTGGTTTTATCTGATATCAATATGCCCCGGATGGACGGGCTCACCTTTCTGACGGAGACGCAGAAACTCGAAAACCCCATGTTCAAAACCGTGATAGTTTCCGCCTATGGAGATATGGATAACATCCGCACCGCGATGAACCGGGGTGCTTTTGATTTTGTAACCAAGCCCATCGACTTCACCGACCTGAATGCCACCATCGAAAAAACGCTGAAAGAAATACAACTCATTCAGGATGGCATTCAACACAAAAAAACGCTGGAAGCCGTACAAACCGACCTGGAAACAGCGGCCCGTATTCAGCAGAAGATGCTGCCCCAGGAGTTCCCACCTTTCCCCGACCGCTCAGAGTTCAGCATTTACGCCGAGATGTATACCGCCAAACAGGTAGGTGGTGATTTTTATGATTTCTTTATGCTGGATGAACACCACCTGGGCTTTGTATGTGCCGATGTTTCCGGCAAAGGAGTTCCGGCCTCTTTATATATGGCGGTCTCCCGGACAACCATCAAAGCCATTGCCTCACAGATTCAGGACCCTGCCCTTTGTCTGTCAACAGTTAATACCATGCTGATTCCGGAAAGTGATCTCACCACTTTTGTTACCGCTTTTTATGGGGTGATGGATGTTCGAACCGGCAAGGTGCAATATTGCAACGGCGGGCATAACCTGCCTTACATCGTCCGAAATGACGGAACGGTTGAAGAAGTTGAAACCACGGAAGGAATTCTGCTTGGTAAAATTGAACCCTTCAATTTTGAGACGAAAGAATTTACACTCGAACCGGGTGAAAAAATCCTCCTCTTCACCGATGGCGTCACCGAGGCAACAGCTGTAGATGGCTCCATGTATGAAGAACCCCGTCTGGAAGCCTTTCTGGAAAAGCATAGCAAAGATAACATCAATAAACTGGTGCGCAGCCTGATAGTGGATGTGCTGAAGTTTATGGGCAAAGCCGATCAGTCGGATGATATCACGGTTCTTTCCGTTGGGTATAATGGATAGAAGTATTTTTGTTTGTACATAAAAAAGGCTCCGACGCTGAGCATCGGAGCCAGATTTAGAAGCACTAAGCTGTTGCTTATCTAACTATCAGTTCTCCAGGCTTAAGCCTGCATCCAGTGCTTTTTCAACTCGTGCCTTCACTTCACGCAAATGTGCTTCGGTGTATGCATCAAAGCTGTATGGCGGAGTGAGGCGACGGGTGATTCGGTTATTAAGATCCGACAGTTGTGCCCGGGCTACCGAACGTGCATCAGCCGGCATATCGGATGGAGCATCTGTCACAATCTCAATCATCAGATCCAGATACGCACGCTGTACATCACGGCGGTTACTGCTGATGTTTGATCCCGGAGCTGCCCATACTTCACTCCAAACGGCGTTGGTGATGGTTCCCATCAGTTCGGGAATGGTGATAGTGTTTTCTTCCCCAAACTTAACTTCGGTATCGCGGATTCGGGCCAGGCGTGTTCCATCAAGCAGCGCTTCCAACAGGCTTGATTGCACTCCTAACAAATATTGATGTAGCGGGTAGTCGATACGACCGCCATAGGTGTTTGAGTTACCCCAATGGCTCCATCGATCAGCTCCAAATTGCTGATATACTTCCTGAGGAAGTTCAAACGCATCTTCAGCTAAGGCATACTCGATAATCATATCAAGTGCTTCCTGCTGTTTTTCCCGTGGAATTTGCACAAACGGCATCCGCGCATCAGGATCTCCAACATGGTCTCTGTACTGGTATTGACCACCAATATATTTCACCGTCGGGCCCAATGCTCTCACATACTGGAAGAAGTACGTGTTGAACAAATCGGTTGCCTCGTAATAAGGCATGTTATCTGCCAGTGCAATCTCCGGGACTTCCGGAATAAGGTCTCTCAGCAGGGCTGCACGTCCTTTACCCCAGGCAAGTGGATCGGCACCAAGGTCGTAAACGTTTACCAGCGGGTCGATAGCTCCTGAACCACGGGCATCTTCATCGGTACCGTAGGCGTGACCCGGCTGAGCTGCCATTCGGGCAATCTCCGCTGCCTTCTCATCATCCGGCGTGTATCCGTAACTGATTACCCAGCGGTCGTAGGAACCCACACTGGTATTATAATAATGGCCGTCATTGTCTTCTCCCTGGGGAGACAGGTTCACCGTTGGATATTCCATTGCAGAGCTAAAAATTCCATTTTCAGCAGTCCACTCAGTATCATATAGTTTATCAAGCGGAGTATCTACCGAAGAACGGAAATTGTGGCGAAGGCCAAGCGTATGCCCCACTTCGTGCATGGTTACCCATCGCAGTGCCTGATCGGTGAATTCTTTCGGAACCGGATCGTTGGAAGCAATTTGTCCTCTGGCTACCAGCAGTCCTTTTACCATATCAAGCTGCATGGCCATTTCCGTGTAAAACGACTTCATCTCTGAACGGCTCGACATCGCCACTTCTTCAGCACTCACATTGTAAATTTCATCAATGGCTGCTCTCGGTTCTACCATTTCGCGGTATTCTTCTTTATCTCCCAGAATCATGTTGGCTTCGAAAAGAATATCCGCATCCAGAATTTCTCCGGTTCTTGGGTCAACTACAGAAGGGCCAATGGCTCCATAACCGGGCTGGTCCGACACATTCCATCTCAGGGTTGCATAGCGGATGTCTTCCGGCTCAACACCTTCGGGCAGCATTTCGGCCTGAACGGCATCTCTGAATCCGGCGGCTTCAAATGCCTTTGACCATTCTTCCACCCCTTCCATCATGGTTTCCCTATAGGCTTCAGGTACGGTATGGTCAATATAGTAGGTGATGGGCTCAACAGGATCGCAAAGTCCGTCAGCTCCGGGGGCTCCGTCACATTCCAGTCTCCATTTGTTCACATATCGCTTGAAGAAAGTATCATCGTCATCGTCGGTAAAGTCCTTATGAACCGTCATGAAAAAACCGGTACGGTCATCGGCCATACGCGGACTCATGGGCTCTTCAGGAAGTTCCGCCATCGTATAATGAATGGATACCGGGATATAGCGGCTATCGGCTACGGTTCGCGGACCTCTCAGTTCGCTGTTATTAAATGTAAGCTGAGCGGTCACATTTGTATTCATCGGAAATGACTTAACCGCTTTCAGGTAGCTTCTCGATTTATCAAAAGAAGCACGTCCCGGCTGCCCCGGTCGTGAAGAAACCACAAAGCTCACCCGTTGTCCAATATTGGAAAGGTCGCCCACAAACCAGTCATACACATTTACCAGCATTACACCGTCATCGTTGGTAGTTTCAACCTTGGCGGTTTCCAGAATTGAATTCCCATATCCCAATTCTACCGATACTGCTTCCGGTGTACCTTCTTCAGCCACATAACGGTGTGGTTTTTGAACAAGCATCAACTTTCCTTCCTGCTTTTCAAGTCGTACAAGTAACCCCTCAAACACGCTCAGCATGGTTCCGCCGTATAGTCCGGAGGAACCAATACCTTGCTCAATTTCAAAATTCATGAGAAAGTCATTGTTAAGCTGTTCTTCGGTAACAGCCAGATACAGAGCATCATCTGTTTTATACAGATCAAAGAAACCCTCAATATGTTCGGCATCTTTGGTCAGTTCCGTGAATTTGTCTTCTTCTTTTTTGTCCTTGTCTCCTTTTTGAGCATTCGCCCAAGCCGGAACCAGGATAATCAAGCTTAAGAACAGTAGTATTTTCTTCATAGTGTAGCGTCCTGTTGGTTTAAAATTGGTAGTTAGAGTTAGACAATCCCCAACCTTTAAGCAACCCCTCTAACAAAGTTTCATAAAAAAGACGAAAAGCCACTTTAAATTGTTCTATCTGAATTATAGAAATTTGGCTGAAATACCTTTTTAAAACTAAACGCGATTTTTATTTAACGCGATGCCGTGAACGACTCGCTTGCATACCCGAAAACATTCCGCCTCCACAACCAACCCATCCTACAGCAATCATCTATTCCGGTAAACAAGCGAAGGGGTTCAGCCCTTCGTAAACAATACAATGCCATCATCAACCCTCGTACATACTGCAAAACTCTTCGCCCCAGACAACCAACCTACCCTATAACAACCATCTATTCCGGTAAACAAGCGAAGGGGTTCAGCCCTTCGCATCCTAAATCATAACTACATTACAAAGCAATTATTCATCAAAAAATCGGTATTTGGCTTTTGCTCTGCAGGTTGTACTTTTGGGATACAAAACACGGGGACAATTTCACCAATTAATTAGGCTAAAGCACATTTGGGGTACTCATGAAGACGTCACTATTATTTGGACTGGTCATACTTTTCTTTTCATCGACACACATCACAGCACAAGACGCATCACTCACCTGGGAAGAATACCGACAGCAACGGCAGCAGCAGCTCGAACAAATTCAGGCAGCCCAGGACTCGGCTCTCCACCAAAGCATCGCCGACTATGAAGCCTATGTATTTCAGCATGAAATGGATTTTAACCGATTCCGGGATGATATGTTACGGCAGTGGGGAGACTTTAAAGAGCGGACCAAGATCAACTGGATTGAGTATCAAAATGGAGGTAAAGTCCGATGGGACGTAGACTTCGAAGACGGTGAAGGCACCATCGAAGTGCTGGCTGATGAAAACGACACCGAAGACAGCCTGCTTATTGCCATCGAGAATGCCGTTCTGGATTTGATTAGCAGTAAGGGCACCGAAACGGAACTGCCCGATGAAACCGAAAAAGAGGTGATGCAAGAGCCTATTTTAGCCGATCAGATTGATATCCCTGAAGACATGGACTCCCTGCAATACGCTAAAGAGGTAGCTGAACAAACGGAGATTAAAGAAGTGGAAGCCGAAGATGGAACCACCAGAAAGATTGCCGTTTTAAACCTGCAGCTTGTGCCTGATCACCTCCGCACCCGGGCCGAAAAATTCAGAAAGGAAGTGGAAACTTACTCTGATAAGTATGAAATAGATCCTACCCTGGTGCTTGCCATTATTCATACCGAGTCGTTTTTCAATCCCATGGCAAAATCTCATGCCAATGCCCTGGGGTTAATGCAAATTGTACCCCGCACCGCCGGCCGGGATGTATATCGGGTGTTAAATGGAAAAGACGCTATCCCCTCAGCTGAATATTTATTTAATCCCGACCAAAATGTGCATTTCGGCTCTACCTATATCGACATTTTGATGAACCGGTATATGCGGGGAATTGAAGACCGGACAGTACATGAGTACCTGGTAATTTGCGCTTATAACACCGGCGCCGGAAATGTGGCAAGAGCCTATATCAATTCCACCAACTTCAATAATGCCCGGGATACCATAAACGGGATGAGCGCACAGGAAAATTACGATTACCTGCTGGCGAACCTGCCCTGGGACGAAACCAAAAATTACCTGAAAAAGGTAACTGAGCGCCGGTCCCAATACAAGGAGTGGTTGGCATCGGATGACTAAAAGAGGCCAAGTAAAGCGGAATTTATTTCTGCTTTTGAGGCTTTTTTCCTCCGTTTATTTATTCTGAGGCTGCAATTCTTCGAAACAAATCTCGGAATTCAGTAAATCTGATATCAGGGACCTCATTCGTTCCTGAATGTAAAATTCGGCCTCAGGGTACTCTTTGAGGATAATTTCAAGCTGGATTAAAATATGTCGGGATGCATTGTTCATAGTATTCTCTCGGTGTTAAGGGTTAGCATCAAACCTTCTCTGCCTTTATTATTTCAACAATCGTACCAAATAATTCCTCTGTTAGTTGCTAATCATACCCCTCCAACCTCAAAAACTTATTCTTCATTCTGAAGCATAAAATAATTGCCCTGCAGTTATGATCTTCTTATCTTTGATGCTCTCGAATTTTTTGCGCACGTAGCTCAGCTGGATAGAGCGTCTGGCTACGGACCAGAAGGTCAGGGGTTCGAATCCTCTCGTGCGTACATTAATTTTTAAAGCCGCCTTTGTTCGAAAGGTGGCTTTTTTTATATCTCCCCTTCGCGCACAAAAATCCACTTCCCTTTCTTCCTAATTCTGTTTTCAAATTCGGCTACTTCTAAACAATCGCACTTAGCAAGCTCACAGAGGGTTATTTTGAACTCAAAATTAATTTCCCAAAAAAGTGTAAGGAATGGCTTTGAGATCGCTCTTACTTAATGGTCAAGAGGGCCAATTTGGGTTAAGTCGTGGGTACAAATGCAACCATCCTTATCTGCTTTAGATGAGGATGGTTTTTTTATTGGTCCAAACCCCGGATTTCGGGAGTTATTATCTGCTGAGGCATTGCTCTAAACACTCTTGTGGTTTAACACAGAAAGCAGTTAGTTCAAATTCAGAAATTATTCACAAGGGGAAAATGCTGGTCATGAAAAAGTTTCAAAAACTTTTCCAACTTAATGCTGTAAATATTGCCTTCATTTATCTGGTGACAGGTATATTGTGGATTCTTTTCTCAGACCAGTTGCTAGCCTTCATTATTACCGATATTGAGGAAATGGCGCGTTATAGCACCTTTAAAGGCATACTATACGTAATTGTTACAGCTATTTTACTCTATCTTCTTGTTGATTTTAGCAACAAACGCATCAAATCTGCTACAAAAAGTGTGGATGAAGCTTTGGATTCAGTGAAAATCGCAACCTGGAGTATCAACCTTGAAACGAACAGAAATATTACCTCCAGATACCACTACAAACTATTTGGACTTAAAGAGAGACCAAAGAAATGGAACGTTCAGGATTTCTACGACTCCATCCATCCTGATGACAAAGATCGTGTAGAACAGGCTTTTATTGAAGCGATTGAAACTAAAACCCCTTACAAAGCAGAGTACCGTATCATTTGGCCGGACGGTACGGTGCGGTGGATGAAAAGCATGGGTAATGTTCAGGAAAATGATCAGGGAGAAACAACCTCGATATCCGGCATTATACAGGACATTACGGAACAGGTGGACCTTGAAGAAAAAAATAAGCGCAGACAAGAGCTGTTTGAGCGTATTTTCGAACAAATTCCGGTGATGATAGATATTTACGATCCGGAGGTGAATCAAATCAGGGTAAATAAAGCTTTTGAGGAAACCCTGGGATGGACTAATGAAGAAATCAGTGAAATTGACTTGCTGGCGGCCTGCTATCCTGATCCTGAATTAAAGAAAAAGGCCCTCAAGGTGATGGCTGAAGCAGACGGTGAATGGCATACTTTTGAGGTGCTTGATAAAGCCGGGAATACCCGCATCCAGGAATGGTCAAATATTAAACTCTCGGATGATACCACCATTGGAATCGGGCTGGATGTGACGGATATCAAACAAAAAGAACAAAAATTAGAGTTGGTCAACCGGCGGTTCAGAAGAGCAGAAAAAATTGGTAAGATTGGGCACATCGAACGGGATTTAAAAACCGGAGAAATCACTATATCTCAAAACGTATATAATTTAGCCGGTTTAGAGAAGAGCAGTGAACCTCTGGATTTTGAAGGAATTTTAAACCTCATCCACCCAGAAGATTTTGATCGATTTTTAGAAGTTCGTGAGGAAGCCAATATAAAAGGGCACTTAAATGATGTTTTTAGAATTGTTAAGCACGGTACTAATCAAACCATCTACATTCATTTGGTAAGTGAGATCTACTTCGACTCGGATGGAAACCCTGATTTTGTTGCTTCGGTTGTACAGGACGTTACCCAGGTTAAGGAGTACGAAAGGTATATTGAAGAGCAGAAAGAACTTTTTGAGAATACGATTGAAAACCTGCCTATTGGAGTAGCCGTAAATCACATCGATTCCGGGAAGGTTTCTTTAATGAACCAAAGGTTCTCCAAAATCTATGGCTGGCCCAAAAACGTCATCACCGATTTAGATACTTTTTTTGAGAAAGCCTATCAGGATGAAGAATACCGCAACCGCATAAAAGAAATGGTGCTGGAGGACATTGGCTCCAAAAAACCTGAGCGGATGCAATGGAAAGGAATCAAAATTACAACTCAGACTGGGGAGGAACGAATCATCAACGCTAAAAACATCCCGGTTTATGATCAAAACCTGATGATTTCTACGGTGGTGGATGTAACAGCACAAGTGGAAGCAGAGAAGAGGTTGGCAGAATCTGAACACAATTACCGGCTGCTTTTTCAGAAAAGCCCCCAGCCCATGTTAATTTTTAATCCGGACGACCTATCCATCATTGAGGTGAATGAATCTGCTGTGCGGCATTACGGTTATTCACGGGAAGAATTTTATACCAAAACGATATTAGATATCCGTCCTGATGAGGATAAAGAAGAAGCAAAGCAGGTTATTAAGAACGACCGCGAGACCACTATGTCTGAGCCTTTTGAATCCCGGCATATCAAAAAGAATGGTGAAATCATCAATGTGCGTGTTACCGGTTCATCAATTACCTATTTCGGTAAAAACTACCGCCTGGTGCTGGTGAATGATATCACCGAGCAGAAGCAAGCGGAGGAGATGGTGCTGGCCTCACTTGTAGAAGGCGAAAATAAAGAGCGGGCTCGTATTGCTCAGGAACTTCATGACGGACTTGGCCAATACCTTGCAGCGGCCAATATGAACCTGGATTCCGTGCAAGGTCAAATTTCTAAACTGGATGAACGCAAACAGGATCAGTTTAATAAAGGGTTGAATTTACTGAAGCATGCGGTTTCAGAAACGGCCCAGATTTCCCGCAACCTGATGCCTCGTGTAGTTGATGATTACGGGCTGGCTTTAGCCATCGAGGCCCTCGTTGATAATTACAGTACCACCAACGATTTGGACATCAGCTACTACCAAAACATCAGGGATCTCGAATTGCCCAGAGAAGTACAATTTAATCTCTATCGCATTGCACAGGAGGCACTTTCTAATGCGGTAAAATACTCTAAGGCTTCACAGATTAATGTTCAGCTCATTAAAGATGAGCTTGATTTGATCCTTACGATTGATGATAATGGCATTGGCTTTGATACATCTGATCCGGACTTTACACCGGGATTGGGGTTACAAACTATTAAAACGAGAACAGGGGCGCTTGGCGGCCACTTTGAATTCGATTCAAAACCCGGCAAGGGGACATTAATCAGCGCAATCGTTCCTATCAACAAACATACAAATGCCCAATAAATGGCTAACATTAAGATTGCAATAGTCGATGACCATCAGATTGTAAGGGATGGTATAAAAATACTGATAGAAGACGAGCCCGGCTTTGAAATCTCTTTTGAAGCTGAAAACGGGGAACAGGCAACCAACCTTTCTCTGGAACACAAGCCGGACCTGATTGTTATGGATATCACCATGCCCAAAATGAATGGCATTGAAGCGACCGAGCAGATCAAGAAAGAACAGCCGGATGTTAAAGTACTGGCTTTAACTATGCTGAGTGAAGATCAGCACATTAAGAAAATGATTAAGGCCGGAGCTTCCGGGTATATCCTGAA is a genomic window containing:
- a CDS encoding sensor histidine kinase produces the protein MSKKNILSFKTGIICLTAFAGLTTSVHAQTEQEIKPTLLQSEAPSLRFEHTGLSDGMNQASANTIMQDSKGFLWIATQGGLHRYDGYEFKVYKQTPFDTTSLSENWVWGMDESANGDIWVTTEGGGLNKLNQATGKFTKYVHDPNDSTSISSDRAFMPFEDSRGNLWVGTFGSGLNRMPPGQDGKFIRYEHDHDDPTTITSHAVYWMKEDSEGFLWAGGNNGISRINLDTYEITRFLFDIDGREFYGAPQNVLDQYLSPDIPGALWLATGNGLVFLDSKTGDFERYLIEPNEGENVNPLNFLHQVVPDPENPNVLWVAGPGTGVARFDIVDREFTSYRNNQRDPNSLSDNFATSMYADRSGTIWVGTATRGLSAFNPGAVNFTHLKNNPDDDQTISPGIVWGVFEDSEGTLWVGTDIGSAGDILTEFDINTGQVSHYTSNPDDTTSLIFGSIRVFHEDANGRFWIGTSGGLSLFDRTTKKSTYFRHPRIDGNQGRNSLFAIVPTATDEDVFWIGSIGGLDRFNSITGEYEHIPLPQEELKTDFGPPVLSLHIAEDSMLWAGTTLGLLQITPDGIATVASTYKPTDSTTINNSQIQSITQLNNDPGTLWLATSNGGLNRFDIQTGKATHFTEEQGLSNNSLYGLLVDNNNTLWMSSNKGISNFDPATETFRNYGLDDGLMALEYSQNGYFKGNNGVMYFGSGEGVTAFVPEQLHVNEIPPQVVLSDFKVFNKPVVPGPDSPLKDALSNTQKITLPYHQNEVTFDYVALHYANPKMNTYSYQLEGFDPDWIDAGNKRSATYTNLPEGEFTFKVKAANADGVWNHEGASIGLTILPPWYRTWWAYSLGLGMLGFMVFGVDRFQRSRISKKEQERQALREAELRAEAENKRRSDTEQLSQIGRAITSTLSVNKIIDTVYENVNALMDASIFGVGIYNEERNRLEFPATKEKGKMLSPFVNNLDEEDRLAVFCFKNKEEIIVGDYANEHTKYVKTYQAPIEGEESKSILYLPLVQQDRVIGVITTQSFKKDAYTAYHVNLLRNLATYAAIALDNASAYRKLNATLSELKDMQQQLIQQEKLASLGQLTAGIAHEIKNPLNFVNNFSDLNVELLEEARELAGDNTDLKDLLADIEANLNKIHEHGQRADSIVKSMLQHSRGGSGRKEPTQINTVVREYVNLTFHGMRAGKEPINSDIIFDLDESIDPIPLIAEDFSRVIVNLCNNAFDAMREKLKSKDQAPNSKEYKAKLTVRTSSESGNVLLQIEDNGPGIPDDMRDKIMQPFFTTKKGTEGTGLGLSITNDIIKAHGGTIQVDSEKGKGTIFTITLNK
- a CDS encoding response regulator, producing MKFLVVDDEKDVEMLFRQKFRKEIRSNALELEFAFSGDEAIEILRSNHPPEVVYIFSDINMPGMSGLELLEKVKTDFPQIKVSMISAYGDQHNYDKAMESGAKAFFTKPIDFEELREEINQLIHQ
- a CDS encoding PP2C family protein-serine/threonine phosphatase, with product MEKHRILVVDDEPDLQMLILQRFRKQIKEDEYEFFFAENGEEALDMLSESHNISLVLSDINMPRMDGLTFLTETQKLENPMFKTVIVSAYGDMDNIRTAMNRGAFDFVTKPIDFTDLNATIEKTLKEIQLIQDGIQHKKTLEAVQTDLETAARIQQKMLPQEFPPFPDRSEFSIYAEMYTAKQVGGDFYDFFMLDEHHLGFVCADVSGKGVPASLYMAVSRTTIKAIASQIQDPALCLSTVNTMLIPESDLTTFVTAFYGVMDVRTGKVQYCNGGHNLPYIVRNDGTVEEVETTEGILLGKIEPFNFETKEFTLEPGEKILLFTDGVTEATAVDGSMYEEPRLEAFLEKHSKDNINKLVRSLIVDVLKFMGKADQSDDITVLSVGYNG
- a CDS encoding zinc-dependent metalloprotease — its product is MKKILLFLSLIILVPAWANAQKGDKDKKEEDKFTELTKDAEHIEGFFDLYKTDDALYLAVTEEQLNNDFLMNFEIEQGIGSSGLYGGTMLSVFEGLLVRLEKQEGKLMLVQKPHRYVAEEGTPEAVSVELGYGNSILETAKVETTNDDGVMLVNVYDWFVGDLSNIGQRVSFVVSSRPGQPGRASFDKSRSYLKAVKSFPMNTNVTAQLTFNNSELRGPRTVADSRYIPVSIHYTMAELPEEPMSPRMADDRTGFFMTVHKDFTDDDDDTFFKRYVNKWRLECDGAPGADGLCDPVEPITYYIDHTVPEAYRETMMEGVEEWSKAFEAAGFRDAVQAEMLPEGVEPEDIRYATLRWNVSDQPGYGAIGPSVVDPRTGEILDADILFEANMILGDKEEYREMVEPRAAIDEIYNVSAEEVAMSSRSEMKSFYTEMAMQLDMVKGLLVARGQIASNDPVPKEFTDQALRWVTMHEVGHTLGLRHNFRSSVDTPLDKLYDTEWTAENGIFSSAMEYPTVNLSPQGEDNDGHYYNTSVGSYDRWVISYGYTPDDEKAAEIARMAAQPGHAYGTDEDARGSGAIDPLVNVYDLGADPLAWGKGRAALLRDLIPEVPEIALADNMPYYEATDLFNTYFFQYVRALGPTVKYIGGQYQYRDHVGDPDARMPFVQIPREKQQEALDMIIEYALAEDAFELPQEVYQQFGADRWSHWGNSNTYGGRIDYPLHQYLLGVQSSLLEALLDGTRLARIRDTEVKFGEENTITIPELMGTITNAVWSEVWAAPGSNISSNRRDVQRAYLDLMIEIVTDAPSDMPADARSVARAQLSDLNNRITRRLTPPYSFDAYTEAHLREVKARVEKALDAGLSLEN
- a CDS encoding murein transglycosylase domain-containing protein; its protein translation is MKTSLLFGLVILFFSSTHITAQDASLTWEEYRQQRQQQLEQIQAAQDSALHQSIADYEAYVFQHEMDFNRFRDDMLRQWGDFKERTKINWIEYQNGGKVRWDVDFEDGEGTIEVLADENDTEDSLLIAIENAVLDLISSKGTETELPDETEKEVMQEPILADQIDIPEDMDSLQYAKEVAEQTEIKEVEAEDGTTRKIAVLNLQLVPDHLRTRAEKFRKEVETYSDKYEIDPTLVLAIIHTESFFNPMAKSHANALGLMQIVPRTAGRDVYRVLNGKDAIPSAEYLFNPDQNVHFGSTYIDILMNRYMRGIEDRTVHEYLVICAYNTGAGNVARAYINSTNFNNARDTINGMSAQENYDYLLANLPWDETKNYLKKVTERRSQYKEWLASDD